Genomic segment of Rhodospirillales bacterium:
TCCATTCCCGGTACCGGTTTCTCGACGAGACCCTGCACCTCCACCACGGTGCCGTCATCGACGCCGGGTGCGACCACCCCGAACTTCCGGAGTTCCTCCCGAGGAAGGCTGGTCACGGCCAGCACCGTGCCGCCCAGTTGGTCGTGGACGTCCAGCAGCTGACGCAGACACGGCGCACAACCCAGAATGAGATCATCCGGCAGGATCACGGCATACGGACCTGGTCCAAACGCCTGGGTCGCGCAGCCAACGGCGTGGCCGAGTCCAAGCGGCTCCGCCTGCTCGACGGCGGTCAGCCGTTTGCCAAGGGTCGCCAGCATCCGGACCTCAGCGTGCGCTTGGGAACGTCCCCGCGCCGCCAGAGCCGCCTCGAGTTCCTGGTCGCGCTCGAAGTGCCGCAACGCCAGATCCCGTCCTGGAGCCGCTACCAGCACCACTCGTTCGATCCCGGAATCGAGCGCCTCCTGGACGGCGTACTGAACCAGTGGTCGCCCGGCCACCGGCAGCATTTCCTTGGGCACTGCCTTGGTCGCCGGAAGAAAACGTGTACCGAGCCCTGCGATCGGAAGGATGGCGGTCCTGACGGAACCAGGGGCACTGGCTAACCGTGACACCTGGCGACATCCTGAATGTGTACTTCGGCGCGCCTCTCGCCTCGCCAGGTCGAAACCTGCACGTGGCCGGCGATGTCCAGTGGCCGACCTCGCAATAAGGCGTTGCCAACCGGAGTTCCCTCGCTCCGGAACGCGATCGCCTTCACCCGGCCACGGGTCTCATCGGCGAGGAGACAGCTGACGTGCCCGGAACCCACGATGCGGGCGTGAACAGGAAAAACCCTCGGAAAGGCGAAGCATGGCCACGGATTGCCGACCCCGAACGGTCCGGCCCGTTCCAGCTCCGTTCCCAACGCAACGTTGGCGCCGGACACCGCCAGGACGCCGTCAAGCAGCAGGTCACCCTCGGCGGGACTCGGCTGCCGGGCCTGCGCTATCTCGTCATTGAGAAAGGTGACCAGAGCTCCCAGGCAGCCGCTGCTCCCGGTGAAGCCGGCCGCCATGGGATGGCCTCCCCCTTTCTCCAATAAGCCCGCTCGCCGAGCCCGGATCACGGGCGTGCCAATGTCGATGTTGTCGAGCGAGCGAGCCGAACCCCTTAGCTGATCTCGCTCACGGACGCACACAACCGCAGGCCGCCGAAACCGATTCACCAGGCGACTTGCGACGATCCCGATGACTCCGGCATGCCATCCCTCGCCGACGACGATCACCACCGGACCCGCATCGGAACCGAGCGCTTCGGCCTGAGCCACGGCCTCGTCGTACGCTTGCGCCTCCAGCGACTGACGGCGCCGGTTCAGGTCCTCAAGCAGGCCAGCCACGCGAACTGCTTCTTCCGGGTCGTCAGTTTCGAGAACGCGCAAGCCCAGCGCCGGATCGCCGACCCTGCCGGCGGCATTGATCCGGGGGCCGTACACGAAACTGAAGTGCGATGCCTGCGGGGGCTCCTCCAGGCGGGCAGCGGCGGCAATGGCACGGAGACCGGGATTGCCGCCGCACGCGAGGATCTCGATGCCACGGCGAACCAGGTCCCGGTTCGCGCCCGTCAA
This window contains:
- a CDS encoding UTP--glucose-1-phosphate uridylyltransferase, giving the protein MSRLASAPGSVRTAILPIAGLGTRFLPATKAVPKEMLPVAGRPLVQYAVQEALDSGIERVVLVAAPGRDLALRHFERDQELEAALAARGRSQAHAEVRMLATLGKRLTAVEQAEPLGLGHAVGCATQAFGPGPYAVILPDDLILGCAPCLRQLLDVHDQLGGTVLAVTSLPREELRKFGVVAPGVDDGTVVEVQGLVEKPVPGMEPSQLAVVGRYVLSPEVCAALPMLAPGAGGELQLTDAIAAVIGTTPVHAVRFEGRRFDCGNPAGMVAAGVAVTLADPSLSEVVATSVRALLSGMDGEQA
- the recJ gene encoding single-stranded-DNA-specific exonuclease RecJ gives rise to the protein MNAGPAAPGRSLSGRIWRYRAADEQAVAAVVRATGVSDGLARLLVGRGVAPDEANGWLRLAGMPHPPGVGSVLDLDRAAAFLADAVTQRRRVGILGDYDADGAASTAQLVRYLRAAGVTTVTHIPDRVAEGYGPSVAAIDRFRAARAELVVTVDCGITAFAPLRHAADQRIPVIVVDHHVAEAELPPAAAIVNPNRGDDTSGLGMLTSSGLTWLLIDRLHRELVRRGVRDRLLPEPESFLDLAALGTVCDLAPLTGANRDLVRRGIEILACGGNPGLRAIAAAARLEEPPQASHFSFVYGPRINAAGRVGDPALGLRVLETDDPEEAVRVAGLLEDLNRRRQSLEAQAYDEAVAQAEALGSDAGPVVIVVGEGWHAGVIGIVASRLVNRFRRPAVVCVRERDQLRGSARSLDNIDIGTPVIRARRAGLLEKGGGHPMAAGFTGSSGCLGALVTFLNDEIAQARQPSPAEGDLLLDGVLAVSGANVALGTELERAGPFGVGNPWPCFAFPRVFPVHARIVGSGHVSCLLADETRGRVKAIAFRSEGTPVGNALLRGRPLDIAGHVQVSTWRGERRAEVHIQDVARCHG